The nucleotide sequence GAGCGCTTGTTCGTGGTCATGGCGTCCTCCTGCTCCCTGACGGCTTACGACGCAACGAAACGGCGCGGCCCCAGAACCGCAGGTCGTTGCGGCCCAGCTTCTTGACCGCGTACATCGCCCGGTCGGCCTTGGCGAGCAGTCGTTCCGGCGTGGTCCGGCCTTCGATCATGCAGCCCCCGATGCTGACCGAGGTCCGGACCCGGCGGCCGCGCAAGGTGAACGGCCGCCTCATGACGTGCAGGATCTTGCGGGCCACCCGGGCGGCGTCCTGCCGGCCCGAGACCGGGTCGAGGAGCAGGGCGAACTCGTCGCCCGCCCAGCGGGCCACGACGTCGGTCCGCCGGACGCAGCCGCGCAGGCGCGCCGCCACCGCCATCAGGAAGGCGTCGCCCGCGGCGTGGCCCCAGCGGTCGTTGACGTCCTTGAAGTAGTCGAGGTCGAGGAAGAGGACGCAGAGCTGGTCGCGGGAGGGGCGGCCGGCCAGCGCGCGCCGCAGTCGCTCGTTGAAGAGGCGGCGGTTGGGGAGGCCCGTCAGGGGGTCGTACTGGGCGAGATGCGTGAGGCGCTCCTCGTTGAGCTTCGGGCTCGTGATGTCGCGCGAGATGCCGATGTAGCAGCGCGTGTGGCCCCAGGCGTCGGTGATCGCGCTGATCGTGAGCCATTCGAGGTAGACCGCGCCGTTCTTGCGCCGGTTCCAGATCTCGCCCTGCCAGCAGCCGGCGCGGCGGATGTCGCTCCACATCCGGCGGAAGAACGCGCGGTCGTGCTTGCCGGAGTGTAGGATGCGCGGATTCCGGCCGATCAGCTCCTCGCGCGGGTAGCCGGTGACGGAGCAGAAGGCGTCGTTGGCCGCCATGATCGAGCCGTGGGGGTCGGTGATGACGACGCCGTCGTGCATGGATTGGATGACCTGCCATGCCGTGATGGACAGCGCCGGCTCGCGCGACCTGGCCATATCGTCGGGTCGTGCAATGGACCGGCCAAGGGGGGGAAAAGCATGCCCGGGGAGCGGGCACGGTCGACGCGACGTACGCGTCCGAGCTCGCTGCTCCCGGGGGAGGTGACGGGTCATCCCGGCCTCCGCATAAGGGAGGTGCAATGGAACGGCCAGGGCGGGCCGAGTCGTAGCGTTGCACCAGGGTTTTCGACGCAGGAGGGTCTATGCCGCGGACCATCGAGTTCGGCCGGCGGCGGGACGAGTGCGCCGCATGACCGCCCCGCACGAGCCCGCCAAGGCGGTATCCCGCATCCTCGAGGCGCTGTCCCGCTTCGAGCCCGCTCCCCGTCCCGTCTCCCTGCTCCTCAAATAACGCGGTCGCCCACCCGGTGGAGCATTCGTTGCTGGCGAGGGAATGACCATGTTGAAAGACCGCGAGACCGCCGCCTGGCACCGCCTGCCTCCGGAGGAGGCCCTGTCCGCCCTGGGCTCGTCGGCCGCCGGCCTGAGCGCCGCCGAGGCCGCGGCGCGCCTGGCCGAGAACGGCCCCAACGCGCTGGCGTCCGCGCCCCGCCGCTCCGCCGCCGCGATCTTCCTCGCCCAGTTCGCCGACGTCCTCGTGGTCGTCCTCCTGGCCGCGGCCGTGGTCTCGGGGGTGATCGGCGACCTCGAGGACACGGTCGTGATCGCCGTGATCCTCGTCCTCAACGCGGCGATCGGCTTCTTCCAGGAGTACCGCGCGGAGAACGCCCTGGCCGCGCTCAAGGCCATGACCGCGCCGACCGCGCTCGCGCGGCGCGACGGCGAGCTCGTCACGGTGGCGGCCGCGGACCTCGTGACCGGGGACGTCGTGGCCCTCGAGGCGGGCGCCGTCGTGCCCGCCGACCTGCGCCTGCTCGAGGCGGCGCGCCTGAACGTCAACGAGTCCGCGCTCACCGGCGAGTCGGTGCCCGTGGAGAAGTCCGTCGCCGCCGTGGACAAGGACATCCAGGCGCTGGGCGACCGGCGCAACATGGCCTATGCGGGGACCATCGTCACCGGCGGACGGGGGACGGGCGTGGTCGCGGCCGTCGCCATGGCCACCGAGTTCGGGCGCGTCGCCGGCCTGTTGCGGGACACGGAGGAGGTCGGCACGCCCCTGCAGAAGCGCCTGGCCTCGTTCGGACGGCGGCTGGCCGGCGTCGTGCTGGGCATCTGCGCGCTCGTCTTCGCCGCCGGCGTGCTGCGCGGCGAGCCGGTCCTCCAGATGCTGCTGACCGCCGTGAGCCTGGCCGTCGCCGCGGTGCCCGAGGCCCTGCCCGCGGTGGTGACGATCTCGCTCGCGCTCGGCGCGCTCAAGATGGCCAAGCAGAACGCGCTCGTGCGCCGCCTGCCCGCCGTGGAGACCTTGGGCTCGGTCACCGTCATCTGCTCCGACAAGACCGGGACCTTGACGCTCAACAAGATGCGCGTCGAGGAGATGCACGGGGAGGGGGAAGGACTCGTCGCGGCGATGGCGCTGTGCAGCGACGCCCGCGAGGACTCCGAAGGGCGGATCACGGGAGACCCGACCGAGGCGGCCCTGCTCAGCGCGGCGCTGAGCGCCGGGGCGGACCTGCGCGCGCTCGCGCGGCTCTATCCCCGCCTCGAGGAACTCCCCTTCGATCCCGAGCGCAAGCTGATGACCACCTTCCACCGCCACCCCGAGGGAGGGTTCGTCTCTTTCACCAAGGGCGCGGCCGAGGCCGTGCTCGAGCGCTGCGACGCCGCGCAGCCCGAGGCCGCGAAAGCCGCCGAGAAGCAGGCGGCCTCCGGCCTGCGCGTGCTGGCCCTGGCCTCGCGCCGCTGGGCGGAGCGCCCCGCGACCCTCACCCACGACCGGGCCGAGGCCGGGCTGACCTTGCTCGGCGTCGCCGGCCTGCTGGACCCGCCCCGGCCCGCGGCGCGCGCCTCGGTGCTCACCTGCACGGAAGCGGGGATCAAGACGATCATGATCACCGGCGACCACCCGCTCACGGCGTCGGCGATCGCGCGGCGGCTGGGCATACTGAACGGGGACGACGGGGTCATGGACGGCGTCGAGCTCGCCTCGCTCGGCGACGAGGAATTCGCGCGCCGGGTCGAGGGCGTGCGGGTCTACGCGCGAGTGGCCCCCGAGCAGAAGCTCCGTATCGTCAAGGCGCTTCAGCGCCACGGGGAGGTCGTCGCGATGACCGGCGACGGCGTCAACGACGCGCCGGCCCTGCGCCGCGCCGAGATCGGCGTGGCCATGGGGGTCGCGGGGACCGACGCGGCCAAGGAGGCCTCCGCGATGGTGCTCCTCGACGACGACTTCGCGACGATCGTCGCCGCCGTCCGCGAGGGACGGCGGCTGTACGACAACATCCGGCGCTTCGTGAAGTACCAGCTGACGACGAACTCCGCCGAGGTCTGGATCATCGCGAGCGCGCCCGTGCTGGGCCTTCCCATCCCGCTCCTGCCCATCCACATCCTGTGGATCAACCTGCTCACCGACGGCCTGCCCGGGCTGGCGCTCGTCGCCGAGCCGGCCGAGGCCGGCCTCATGCGGCGCGGCCCGCGGCCGCCGGGGGAGAGCATCTTCGCCCACGGCCTGGGCCTGCACGCCGTCTGGGTGGGCGTGCTCATGTCGTTCCTCGCCCTCGGCGCGCAGTTCCTCCTCGTCTCCCGGGGCGACGCGCATTGGCGGACGATGATCTTCACCGTGCTGGTGTTCACCCAGATGGGCCATGTGCTCGCGATCCGCTCGGAACGCGAGTCGCTGTTCTCCCAGGGGCTGCTGTCCAACAAGCCGCTGTTCGCCGCGGTGGCGGGGATGATCCTGCTCCAGCTCGCCGCGGTCTACCTTCCGCCTTTCCAGCGCGCGCTGAAGACCCAGGCGCTGAGCCCCGGCGAGCTGGCCGCGGCGGCCGGATTGTCCACGGTCGTGTTCTTCGCGGTGGAGCTCGAGAAATGGCTCAGGCGCCGCGGCGCTCGCGGATGATGTCGTAGAAGCCGAAGGCGAGCGCGATCGCGAGCGGGCCGATGAACAGGCCGGCGATCCCGAAGGCCTTCAGCGCCCCGATCACCGCGACGAACACCAGCGGGATCGGGAGCTTCGTCTGGGCGCCGAGGAGGATGGGGCGCACGACGTTGTCCGACAGGCTCACGACGAGCACGAACCAGAGGGCGAGCGCCGCCGCCTTCGCCGCGGCCCCCTGGAGCGCCGTATAGGCCACGACCGGCACCCAGATCACCGCGGAGCCGACGAAGGGGATCGGCGAGAGCAGGACGCAGGCGGAGCCGAGGAGGAAGGCGAAAGGCACCCCGAACAGCGCGAAGCCCGCCCAGGCGAGCGTTCCCTGGAGAAGGGCGACCGCGAATATGCCGTTGGCGACGGCGAGCAGGACGCCGCGGATCCGCGTCAGCAGCCGGGCCTTGTCCGCCTCCGGGAGCGGGATCAGCTCGCTGGCGCGGCGGACGACGTCCTCCCCGTCGCGCAGGAACAGGAACAGCGCCGCGGCGAACACGGCGAAGTTGAGGAAGACGACCGCCGCGTTCTTGGCCAAGGCCCGCGCCGCGCCGCCCGCCCAGGCGCCGACCTGGTCGAGGTTCTCGAGCACGGCCTGACGCGGCTTGAGGTTCAGCGCCGCGGCCAGGTCGCGGCCCGTCGCGACGACGCCCGCGAGCCTCTGCGGCGGCTTCCAGCCGGCCCCGCCGTTCTCCGACAGCACGGCCAGCCGGTAGCGGGCCGCCGGATAGGCCTCCTCGGCCTCGCGCAGGAGGGCCCAGCCGCCGAAGAAGAACGGCACGGCCCCGGTCAGGCACACCAGCGCCGTCAGCGCGGCGGCCGCCGCCCCGGGACGGCGCGGCGCGCGGCCCGCGCAGGACTTGTGCAGGGGGGCGAGGACGAGCGCGACCGAGGCGGCTGCGAGCAGCGCGCCGAGGAACGGGGCGAAGAGGCGCGCCGCGAGCAGGGCCAGCAGCAGGCCGGCGACGGCGAGGAAGCGGGTCTCCATACCGGGTGAGCCAGCAACGTTCCTGCCCGCCTCGCGCCGGTCATCGCGTATCCGCGGGGTCGCGGGGGGCCGTCCCGAGCCTGCGCAGGACGTCCTCCATCAGGCACCAGCGCGTGAACGCGGACTGGAGGAGGTTCGCCCCGACGAAGGCGGTGAACCAGAGGAACCGCGCGTCGACCCAGTGGGCCAGCGCGAGGCTCGCGAGGATGAAGCTCCCCGCGATGGCGCGTATCTGTCGTTCGATCGTCATCGGTCTTCCTCCATCATGAAGTAGAGTACGGGCACGGCGATGCGCGAGAGCACGGTGGAAGCGACCTCGCCCGCCATCAACGCCACCGCCAGGCCCTGGAAGATGGGGTCGAACAGGATCACGCCCGCGCCCGCGACGACGGCCGCCGCGGTCAGGAGCATGGGCCGGAAGCGCACCGCGCCCGCGTCGATCACCGCGTCGCGCAGAGTCATGCCCTCGCGGCGGCGCAGCTCGATGAAGTCGACGAGGATGATCGAGTTGCGCACGACGATGCCCGCGCCCGCGATGAAGCCGATCATCGAGGTGGCGGTGAAGAAGGCGCCCATCGCCCAGTGCGCGGGCAGGATGCCGACCAAGGTCAGCGGGATCGGCGCCATGATGACGAGCGGGACGGTGAAGGACTCGAACCAGGCCACGACGAGGCCGTAGATGAGGAGGAGCACCAGGGCGAAGGCGACGCCCATGTCGCGGAACACCTCGTAGGTGATCTGCCACTCGCCGTCCCATTTCAGCGCGAGCTTGGAGCGGTCGTCGGGCAGGCGCGTGTACCAGGTCTCGAGGTCGACGCCGGCGTCCCTCGCCAGCCTCTCGATGCGCGGCTTCAAGTCGAGCAAGGCGTAGACCGGACTCTCCGTGCGGCCCCCGACCTCGGCGATCACGTAGGACACGGGCCGCAGGTTCTTGTGGTAGACCGGGCCGTCCGCGTCGAGCCTCGATTCCCGCGTGAGCGCGCCGACCGTGATGGGCGCGCCGGAACGGGCGATCAACGACACCGCGCGCGCCCCGTCGAGGGAGCGGCGGCGGTCCTCCGGAAGGCGCAGGGCGATCTCGACGGGCTCGAGCTCGCCGTCCATGTGCGCCAGGTCCAAGGTCTCCCCGGCGAGGCCCAGGCGCGCGGCGGCGGCGACCGAGGCTGGCGCGATGCCGTTGAGCGTCGCCTTCTCCCGGTCGACGACGAGGCGGCTCAGCGGCTCCGGCGAGGGGACATAGGTGTCCACGTCGGTGACGTCCGGGGTCATCTCGAGCAGAGCCTTCAGCCGCCGGGCGAAATCGTCGCGCTTGGCGGCATCGGGCCCGTACACCTCGAACACCAAAGTCGACAGCACGGGCGGGCCCGGCGGGACCTCGGCCACCTGCACGCGCGCGCCGTATTTCCGGGCGATCTCGGTGACGGCCGGCCTCACTCCGCGGGCGATCGGGTGGCTCTGCCGCCGCTTGCCCTTCGGCGTCAGCCGCACGACGAGGTCGGCCTGATCGGGATTCGTCCGCAGGAAGTAGTGACGCACGAGGCCGTTGAAGTTGTGCGGCGCGCCCACGCCGAGGTAGGCGATGACTCTCTCGACCTCGGGGACAGCCCGCAGGACCGCGGAGAGCTCCGCCACCGCGCCCTTCGTCGCGGTCAAGGACGAGCCCTCGGGCATATTGAGCACGACCTCGAAGTCGTCCTTATCGTCGAACGGGAGCATCTTGATGACGACGGCCTTCAGCGGCACGAGCGCGGCCGCGGCCAGGAGCATCAGCGCGGTCGCGGCCAGGTACCAGGCCCGCGCCTTGCGGTCGTCGAGAAGGCGGCCCATCACGCGGCGGTACAGGCGGTCGAGTGCGCCTTCCTCCGCGTGCGCCTTGGCCGGGCTCGGCTTCCAATAGGTCAGGATCTTCACGAACGCCCAGGGAGACACGACGAAGGCGATGAAGGCCGAGAACAGCATCGCGAACGAGGCGCCGACCGGGATCGGGCGCATGTACGGCCCCATGAGGCCGCCGACGAAGGCCATGGGCAGGATCGCGGCGATCACGGCCCAGGTGGCGAGCAAGGTGGGGTTGCCCACCTCGTCGGTGGCGTCCACCGCGAGCTTCCACAGAGGCCGTCCGTCGCCCATCGCGAAGTGACGGTGGATGTTCTCCACGACGACGATCGCGTCATCCACTAGGATCCCTATTGAAAAAATGAGCGCGAACAAGGTGATCCGGTTGAGCGTGTAGCCCACCATCCAGTACACCAGCAAGGTGAGCGCGAGCGTGACCGGCACGGCGATCAGCACCACCAGCGCCTCGCGCAGACCGAGGGCGAGGGCCACCAGCACGGTGACCGAGAGCGTGGCGAGCAGCATGTGATAGAGGAGCTCGTCGGACTTGTGCTTCGCGGTCTCGCCGTAGTCGCGCGTGACCGTGACGGTCAGCGCGCCCGGAAGGGACTCGCGGGCCTTCTCCACCCGGGCCAAAGCGGCGCGGGTGACGGTGGTCGCGTTGGCGCCGCGGCGCTTGGACACCTGGAGCGTCACCGCGGGGACCGCCGCGCCGGAGGGCCCTTCGTAGACGGCGACTTCCCGCTCGTCCTCGTCGGGGCCGTCGACGACCTTGGCCACGTCGGCGACGCGCACCGGCCGCCCGTCGGAGACGCCCAGCACCACGGCCCGCAGATCGTCCGCGCCGCGGATGAAGGCGTCCGTCTCCACCTTCACCGCGCGCCCGCCCGCGTCCACGGTGCCGGACGGAAGGCGGCGGTTCGAGGCTCTCAAGAGCCCCGCCAGATCGAGCGGGGACAGACGGCGGCGCGCCAGCGCCGCCGGGTCGAAGAACACCGACAGGCGCCGGCGCCGGCCGCCCAGGATCTCGACGTCGGCCACGTTCTCGACGGTGGTCACCACGCGGCGCAGCTCGGCGGCGGCGCGGCGCAGCTGGAGCGGGGAAAGTCCGGCGCCCGTGAGGGTCAGGGCCAGGACCGGCACGTCGTCGATCGAGCGGGGCTTGATCAGGGGCTGCCCCGCGCCCGGAGGGAGCAGGTCGAGGTTGGCGAAGGTCTTGGTGTAGACGCGCGTCATCGCGTCGTCGGGGTCGGTGCCGACCTTGAAGCGCACGATGAAGAAGGCGCCGTTGTTCTGGGCGGTCGCGTACACGTACTCGACGCCGGGGATCTCCATGAGGCGGCGCTCGCCGACGGCGACGACGCGCTCCGACACCTCGGCCGCGCTCGAGCCGGGCATCGGCACCATGACGTCGAACATCGGCACGTTGATCTGCGGCTCCTCCTCTCGCGGCAGGCGGGCGGTCGCCATCGCGCCCAGCGCGATCGCGCCGAGCACGATCAGGGCCGTCAGCTTGGAGCGGACGAAGGACTGGGCCAGGCGCCCGGCGGGTCCGAGGGGGGGGTGGGCGTTCATCGCGGGACCTCCAGGCTGCGGCCGAGCACGGCCACGGCGTCCGGGTCGAAGCGCCCCTGCGCGGCGCGCAGGGCCGCCCATTCGGAGCGCTGGCGGCAGACGGCCTCCAGCCGCGCCTCCTCGAGGCGGGCGACGGCTTCCTCCGCGCGCAGGACCTCGAGCACGCTTTGTCGGCCTTCCCGATAGAGGGGGCGGACCTGCTCGAGCGACTCTCGCGCCCGGGACAGGGCCTCGCGCAGCTCCGGGAGCGCGGCGGCCAGGCCCCGGAGGCCCGCGGCGCGGGCCAGGACCTCTCCGCGGGCCGCGTCCTCGGCGCTCATCCGCGCCGCGCCGGCCGCGGCTTCATCGGCCGCGGCGCGCGCGCGCCGCGAGGCGTACGCGGGGTCGCCGAACAGCACGCTCGCGCGCACGCCCACGAGGCGGCTCGCGGCGCCGGAGTTGAAGCCGTCGGCGGAGTTATTCACCGCGGCGAAGGCGTCGACCGTCGGCAGCAGGCTGTGCCTGGCGCCGTCGCGGCGCACGCCGGCCGCCCGCTCGCGCAGGCCGGCCGCGCGCAGGTCGGGGCGCGCGGCCAGGGCCGCGGCGACGAGGGCCTCGTCGCTCTCCAGAGGGGCCGCCCAATCGAGCAAAGCCCCGGTCGTCTCGGGCGCGGGCCCGCCGAGCAGGACGCCCAGCTCGGAGCGGCTCGCCTCGCGCTCGGCCGCGGCGCGCGCGCGCCAGGCCTTGAGGCCCGACAGGACGGCGAGCGCGGCCTGGTGATCGGAGCCGAGCACGAGGCCCTGCTTCTTGAGGCGCTCCGCGCTGTCGACCGCGGCGCGCGCCGTGGCCAGGCGGGCGTCGAGCTCCTCGAGGACGCCCTCCGACTTCAGGGCGCGCAGATAGGCGCCGGCCGTCCGCAGGCGCACGGCCTGGGCGGCCGCGCCGCCCATGACCTCCGCCTCGTCGGCCGACAGCGCCGCGAGCCTCCCCGCCCGCGTCAGCTCGAAGCCGGTGAACAGCGGCACGCCCAGCTCCAGGCTCCCGTGCACGGCGGTGCGGTAGCCGGGATGATTGAGCGTGTCGGGGTTGAAGTCGGGGGCCGTGACGGCGCGCCGCGTCATCAGCTCGCCGAAGGCGTACAGCGGGTCGTCGCCGCGCATCGCCGACGCGCGGGCGCTCAGGCGAGGCCAGCGGGTCCAGAACGCCTCGCGTCCGGCGGCCTCGGCCTGGGCCCGGCGGGCCTTCGCCTCGGCGGCCGCCGGCGAACGCAGGACGGCCGCCTCCGACGCGGCCGACAGGTCCAGCGCCGCGGCGGGCGCGGCGGCCAGGATCAGGAACAGCGGGAAGACTCTCATGGTTCGATACCCCTCACCTGTTGGATGCGGGCCGATCCAAAAGGATTCAGGGATCGCGCTATCGGCGGCGCAACGCGGCGGCCAGGGCGCGGCGGGCCGAGGCGGGGGGAGGGGAGGCGCGCTTGAGCGCGCGCAAGGTCAGGACGGTGTGCTCCAAGGTCTTGAGCAAGGAGGCGCAGGAGCGGCACGAGGCGCGGTGGCGGGCGAGGAGCTTGCGCTGCGGCGCGGGTAGCTCCTGGTCGAGGTAATCGAGCAGGAGGCCCACGCGCCGGCGGCAGGACATCTTCTCGAGCTTCATAGGGAGCGCTCGAACTCGTCGCGGAGGAACAGCCGCCCGCGATGGAGGCGGGATTTGACCGCGGGGATGCTCAGCTTCAGGATCTTCGCCGTCTCCGCCGCGGAGAGCCCCTCGACGTCGCGCAAAGTCAGCACGAGCCGGTACTCCATCGGCAGCTTGGCCAACGCCCCGGAGACTTTTCCGATGAGCTCCTTCTTGTTGGCGGCCTCCTCCGGGGTGGGGGCCCAGTCCCGGAATTGATGCGACGGGGCGTCCTCGTGGTCGTGCGGGCGGTCGAGGAGCGGCACGAACGGCTCGCCGCGCTTCTTGCGCCGCTTCATCAGGCACAGGTTCGAGGCGATGCGGTACAGCCAGGTGCCCAGCTCCGAATCGCCGCGGAAGGCCTTGAGCTTCTTGAAGGCGGTGATGAAGGTGTCCTGGTAGACGTCGTCGGCCTCGGCGGAGAGGCCCGCGCAGACGGTCTTCGCCAACCGGTAGATGCGGTCCTCGTAGCGGCCGACGAGGCTCGAGAAAGCCTCGGTGTCCCCGTTGCGGCTGCGTTCGATGAGTTCTTTTTCCGCCTGCACGCGCTGATTATAGTGCATCCGGCCCGCCGGGCATGCGCCTTTTTTTATTTTTCATTTCTCCCTCAGGGGTTTTGAGCAGAAATCTGCGCAAAACCAAACACGCGGGTTTTGAGCTGGGATTCGATCAAAACCCTCTTCGAGAAAATCAAATAGGGCCGAGGGAACAATTCGGGGGGCTCGATCGTATGAGAGGATGCGATTTCGCAGATACCCGTATGAATGGCCGGGAATCCCGGCGTGGTGCTGGCCGCGCGTCGCGCGCGAGCTTCCGTCGATCAGGAAACAGCCGTTCCTGAAGGCTCTGCGAAAGGGCGGGCGGCCCCGCTGCGACGACCGGTTGGCTCTCGGGGCGATCCTCTGGCGACTGCGCTGCGGCGGCACCTGGAGCGAGCTTCCGGAGCGGTTCGGCTCCGCCGCCACGGCGCGCCGGCGCCTGGCGAAATGGCAAAGGGGGTGCATTTTGGAGCGGGCCTGGCGCGCGTATCTTTATCAGCAAAGCAGGGGCGAGCTGGAGCGCTGGCGGGACTGCTTCGAGGCTGGCGCCTTCCGGGGCGAGTCGTTCTGGCGCTACGATCTAGACCGCGTCTGGAGGACGGAGTTCGCGCCGATCGTGGCGGAAAAACTATGATGGACGGGTGAGCCAGCCCTACGCCGACTTCGTGCGGGAGTTCGAGTCGCTTCTCGAGCGGGCCGTGCGCCTGCCGCGCGGGGGCCTGCGCCCCGCGCCCCGTCCCGCGCCGAAGCCGGACGCTCCCCTGGCGCTCATCCTCGCGCCGCATCCCGACGACGAGTGCATCGTCGGCGCCCTGCCCCTGCGCCTCCAGCGCGAGGGAGGTTGGCGCGTCGCCGTCGCGCCGGTCACCTTGGGCTCGCGCCCGGAGCGCCGGGAGGCGCGCCTGGCCGAGTTCCGCGACGCCTGCGCCTTCCTCGGCTGGGACGCTCTGTCCCTGCAGGACGGCGGCCTGGCCGACCTCCTGCGCCGCGAGAGCCCTCGTCTCGTGCTGATCCCGCACGCCGAGGACGCGAACTCCACTCACCGCCGCGTCCACGGCCTCGCCGTGTCGGCGATGCGCTCGCTCGGGTCGGGCTTCCGATGCGCCGTCGCGGAGACCGAGTACTGGTCGACCATGCCCGACCCGAACCTGATGGTCGAGACGCCGGCCGAGGCCGCGGGCGACCTCGTCGCCGCGCTCTCGTTCCATAAGGGCGAGATCGAGCGCAACCCCTACCACGTCCTCCTGCCGTGCTGGCTCGCCGACGGCGCGCGCCGCGGCGCGGAGCTCGTCGGCGGCCAGGGCGCGTCCGCGCCCGCATTCCGGCTCGCCGCGCTCTACCGCCTCTCGGCGTGGAACGGCTCCGCGCTCGCGCGCGCGGCGGGTCCGGGCCGCGTCGCGGCCGCCGGCGCGGACCTCGCGGTCATCGTCGGCCCGTGAGGACGAAGCCCAGCACCGCCCCGTAGAGCGTGCTGACGTAGGGGTTCGACGTCAGCGGGCAGGTCCCCGTGACGCAGCCCACGAAGCGGTAGTAGGCGTAGCCGGCGATGGCTCCGAGCAAGGCGCCCCAGGCCTCCTGGGGCAGGGCGGCGAAAAGCATCTTCATCGGGGGCCTCTCACAGGATCCGGTCGATGTGCGACTTCAGCGCCGCCTTAGGCATCACGCCCGTGGCGCGGTCCACCAGCGCGCCGCCCTTGAAGAACATCATCGTCGGGATCGCCGAGATGCCGAGTGCCTCGGTCGCCGCCGGGTTCTCGTCGGTGTTGAGTTTGCCGATCTTGACCCGGCCCTCGTATTCGGCGGCCAGCTCCTCGACGATCGGGCCGAGCATCCGGCACGGCCCGCACCAGGGCGCCCAGAAGTCGACGACGACGGGGATCGGGCTGTTGAGGACCTCCGTCTTGAAGTTCGCGTCCGTGATCTCGATATGGCTCATGTGCGCACCTCCTCTCTCCTGTTTGGATGCGCGCCGGTCGAAAAGGATTCGCGAAGAAAACCCTAGGGCGGGCTGGCGATCCGGCCGTCGTGGACCTCGAAGATCCGGTCGAAGCCCTCGACCATGCGGCGGTCGTGGGTGACGACGAGGATCGCGGAGCGGTTCTCCACCGCGAGCTTCTTGAGGAGAGCCATCACATTCCGCCCGTTCTCGGTGTCGAGGGCGGCCGTCGGCTCATCGGCCAGG is from Elusimicrobiota bacterium and encodes:
- a CDS encoding efflux RND transporter permease subunit, yielding MNAHPPLGPAGRLAQSFVRSKLTALIVLGAIALGAMATARLPREEEPQINVPMFDVMVPMPGSSAAEVSERVVAVGERRLMEIPGVEYVYATAQNNGAFFIVRFKVGTDPDDAMTRVYTKTFANLDLLPPGAGQPLIKPRSIDDVPVLALTLTGAGLSPLQLRRAAAELRRVVTTVENVADVEILGGRRRRLSVFFDPAALARRRLSPLDLAGLLRASNRRLPSGTVDAGGRAVKVETDAFIRGADDLRAVVLGVSDGRPVRVADVAKVVDGPDEDEREVAVYEGPSGAAVPAVTLQVSKRRGANATTVTRAALARVEKARESLPGALTVTVTRDYGETAKHKSDELLYHMLLATLSVTVLVALALGLREALVVLIAVPVTLALTLLVYWMVGYTLNRITLFALIFSIGILVDDAIVVVENIHRHFAMGDGRPLWKLAVDATDEVGNPTLLATWAVIAAILPMAFVGGLMGPYMRPIPVGASFAMLFSAFIAFVVSPWAFVKILTYWKPSPAKAHAEEGALDRLYRRVMGRLLDDRKARAWYLAATALMLLAAAALVPLKAVVIKMLPFDDKDDFEVVLNMPEGSSLTATKGAVAELSAVLRAVPEVERVIAYLGVGAPHNFNGLVRHYFLRTNPDQADLVVRLTPKGKRRQSHPIARGVRPAVTEIARKYGARVQVAEVPPGPPVLSTLVFEVYGPDAAKRDDFARRLKALLEMTPDVTDVDTYVPSPEPLSRLVVDREKATLNGIAPASVAAAARLGLAGETLDLAHMDGELEPVEIALRLPEDRRRSLDGARAVSLIARSGAPITVGALTRESRLDADGPVYHKNLRPVSYVIAEVGGRTESPVYALLDLKPRIERLARDAGVDLETWYTRLPDDRSKLALKWDGEWQITYEVFRDMGVAFALVLLLIYGLVVAWFESFTVPLVIMAPIPLTLVGILPAHWAMGAFFTATSMIGFIAGAGIVVRNSIILVDFIELRRREGMTLRDAVIDAGAVRFRPMLLTAAAVVAGAGVILFDPIFQGLAVALMAGEVASTVLSRIAVPVLYFMMEEDR
- a CDS encoding sensor domain-containing diguanylate cyclase; this encodes MARSREPALSITAWQVIQSMHDGVVITDPHGSIMAANDAFCSVTGYPREELIGRNPRILHSGKHDRAFFRRMWSDIRRAGCWQGEIWNRRKNGAVYLEWLTISAITDAWGHTRCYIGISRDITSPKLNEERLTHLAQYDPLTGLPNRRLFNERLRRALAGRPSRDQLCVLFLDLDYFKDVNDRWGHAAGDAFLMAVAARLRGCVRRTDVVARWAGDEFALLLDPVSGRQDAARVARKILHVMRRPFTLRGRRVRTSVSIGGCMIEGRTTPERLLAKADRAMYAVKKLGRNDLRFWGRAVSLRRKPSGSRRTP
- a CDS encoding cation-translocating P-type ATPase, coding for MLKDRETAAWHRLPPEEALSALGSSAAGLSAAEAAARLAENGPNALASAPRRSAAAIFLAQFADVLVVVLLAAAVVSGVIGDLEDTVVIAVILVLNAAIGFFQEYRAENALAALKAMTAPTALARRDGELVTVAAADLVTGDVVALEAGAVVPADLRLLEAARLNVNESALTGESVPVEKSVAAVDKDIQALGDRRNMAYAGTIVTGGRGTGVVAAVAMATEFGRVAGLLRDTEEVGTPLQKRLASFGRRLAGVVLGICALVFAAGVLRGEPVLQMLLTAVSLAVAAVPEALPAVVTISLALGALKMAKQNALVRRLPAVETLGSVTVICSDKTGTLTLNKMRVEEMHGEGEGLVAAMALCSDAREDSEGRITGDPTEAALLSAALSAGADLRALARLYPRLEELPFDPERKLMTTFHRHPEGGFVSFTKGAAEAVLERCDAAQPEAAKAAEKQAASGLRVLALASRRWAERPATLTHDRAEAGLTLLGVAGLLDPPRPAARASVLTCTEAGIKTIMITGDHPLTASAIARRLGILNGDDGVMDGVELASLGDEEFARRVEGVRVYARVAPEQKLRIVKALQRHGEVVAMTGDGVNDAPALRRAEIGVAMGVAGTDAAKEASAMVLLDDDFATIVAAVREGRRLYDNIRRFVKYQLTTNSAEVWIIASAPVLGLPIPLLPIHILWINLLTDGLPGLALVAEPAEAGLMRRGPRPPGESIFAHGLGLHAVWVGVLMSFLALGAQFLLVSRGDAHWRTMIFTVLVFTQMGHVLAIRSERESLFSQGLLSNKPLFAAVAGMILLQLAAVYLPPFQRALKTQALSPGELAAAAGLSTVVFFAVELEKWLRRRGARG
- a CDS encoding AI-2E family transporter, giving the protein METRFLAVAGLLLALLAARLFAPFLGALLAAASVALVLAPLHKSCAGRAPRRPGAAAAALTALVCLTGAVPFFFGGWALLREAEEAYPAARYRLAVLSENGGAGWKPPQRLAGVVATGRDLAAALNLKPRQAVLENLDQVGAWAGGAARALAKNAAVVFLNFAVFAAALFLFLRDGEDVVRRASELIPLPEADKARLLTRIRGVLLAVANGIFAVALLQGTLAWAGFALFGVPFAFLLGSACVLLSPIPFVGSAVIWVPVVAYTALQGAAAKAAALALWFVLVVSLSDNVVRPILLGAQTKLPIPLVFVAVIGALKAFGIAGLFIGPLAIALAFGFYDIIRERRGA
- a CDS encoding DUF2892 domain-containing protein encodes the protein MTIERQIRAIAGSFILASLALAHWVDARFLWFTAFVGANLLQSAFTRWCLMEDVLRRLGTAPRDPADTR